The DNA segment CCGCCGTCAGCGTGGTCGTGTCAACATTCAATCCGCCCGCTTTGGCAAACGCGGCGACCAGTTCCACATCGTTGCGACCACCTTCGCGGGCGACCTTCATGCCGGCCGAGGCTGCCACCGGTGACAAACCGGTTTCCGGCAGCGCGGTCCGCAAGGCGGCTTCCGCGCCTTTGCTGGCTAAAATCGCGCGCCAAAGTTCAAGCGCGGTGGCTTCGTCCGAAATGGTTTTTGCAATGGCCATGGCGCGCGGCAGGGCGGCGTCCAGGCTGATGGTGGCCAGGGCGGTTACGGCCTCGCGGCGCACGACTTCGTTCTGATTTTCCTCGGTCAAAGAAATCAAGGTTGCGGTGGCGGACTGGCCCAGTTGCCGCAGCGCGTTGAAAGCGGCCGCGCGTTGGGCCGGCGTGGTGTCGGGTTGACTTGCCAATACGCTCAGTTTGTTTTCCTGCCCACCCCAGGCTTTCCACTCACTCCCGAGTTTGAGCGCGGCCAGTTGAATGTTCGCGTTTGGATCCTCCAACAGCGTGTGAATTTCAGTCAGGTCGCCGCGGGGCTTCTGTTCACGCAACCGGGCGGCTTCACTCAGAGCCTGCAAGGCGCGCGTGGCGGCGGCCGCATCAAAACCGTGGTGCAAAACCTGATCGAAAAGTTGTCGCAGTTCCTTGGGCGTGCCCGCGGTGCCAATGATCTCAATCCAAGGGCCGCTGCCATCTTTGGTCAACGGACGCGAGGCGAGCAGTTGTTCAAGTACGCGACTGGTTTGTTCCGGGCGGAGCGCTTGCAAACCGAATTCGAGCTGCTTCTCGCGACCTTCCGGTTGCCACTCGCCGCTTTGCAGGGCGGCGATCCACGGCTCCGCCAGATCGTTGATGGTCAGCCAGAGCGCGTAATCCAGCGTGGCGTCCATGGACTGATTTAACACACTGAGAGCGAGTTCAGCGGATCGCGCGGTTGGAACGTGTGCGAGCGCTCGCAGCGCTTCGACGCGGACGCGCGGGGAGGGATCATTGATGAGTTGAGCGAGCTGATTGGTGGCGTTCGCCGTGGCGGGATGGTTCGCCAGGAACCGCGCGGCGGCGGCGCGAAAGTTTGCGTCGCTGGCCGTGGCGACGGTTTGCACCAGTGATGCGTCCGTCCCTCCCAAAGCTTCCGTGAGCCAAAGCGCTTCGAGTTGGGCGCGCGGTTCACTTTGTCCGGCCAACCATTTCGCAACTTTCCGTTTTGCCGTGTCGGGTTTGGTGTCCTTGAGTTTTAACGCGCCGAGGCGGCGGGCTTGCTCCTGCGTCCAACCGTTGTCCGACAGGGTGAGATCAAGCAGCGATTCGAGCGGGAGTTTGGCGAGATTGGCGCGCGGTGTTGGGCGACTGTTTTTCGCCGCCACGCGCCAGATCCGACCGTGTTCGTGGTCGCGGCGTGGATCGCGAAAATCCACTTCGCCATGTTGAATGATGGGATTGGACCAATCGGCAACATAGAGCGCGCCGTCCGGACCCATGCGCAAATCAATCGGGCGGAAGGTGACATTGGTCGAGCGCAGCAAATCAGGCATTTCCTTGCCGTGAAAAGTCGAGCCGTTTTCGTTGAGTTTGAAGCGGACGACGCGATGGGCGCGAAAATCACAGGTGATCGCGTCGCCCTGCCAATCGGCTGGGAAACCGCTGCCGCGAATCATTTCAAGACTGCAAAACTTTGGCCACGCTCCGGGCGTAACGCTGTCCGCCTCGCGGCGCATATCGCTGTAGGTGAAATAAGTCGCGCCTTCCATCGCGTGGTAGATGCCTTTAAGTCCCGCGCCATCGGTAAAAAAATCATTACCGAATTGGTCCCAATGATGCCCCCACGGATTGCATGGGCCTTTGAGAAAAACCTCGAGCCGCCAATTGTCCGGATTAAAGCGCCAGATGCCGCCGCTGTTGAGGCGGCGCACTCCGTAGGGCGTTTCAAGATGAGAATGAGTGTAGAGCGATTGTTGCAGGTAAAGATGGCCGTCGTAACCCCAGCGCAGCGTGTGGAGGTTGTGATGCGTATCCTCGGTGCCGAAGCTGGAGAGGACGATGGTTCTTTCATCCGCTTTGCCGTCTTGATTTCGATCCGCAAAGTGGAGCAATTGATGACTGGCAGCCACGTAACAGCCGCCGGCATTATCCGGCACCACTCCGGTGGGGATGAGCAGTCCGTCCGCAAAGACCGTGGACTTGTCCGCTTTGCCGTCGCCGTCGGTGTCTTCCAGCACGATGATGGCGTCCTCGGCATCCTGCCCGGGCGCAATTTGCGGATAGACGCGTGAGCTGGCGATCCATAGCCGTCCCTGCGCGTCCCAATTCATTTGGATGGGTTTGTAGAGCAGCGGGTCCTCGGCCCAGAGCGTCACCTCGAATCCGTCCGCGATTTCAAAAGTGGGCAGCGTTTGTTGGCGATAATTGGGATCGCGATGCTCGCGGGCCGGCTCCAATAGTTTCTGTTGTGCTTCAGCCACTCTGGCCGCGTCTTGGTGTTTCAAATTCCGCAATCCGCCAATGCGGGTTTCCCATGCGGCAATGAGTGGATCAAACTCGGGAATCTCGCGGGCGTTTTGCCCCTGTTCATGTTTGCGAAAGCCGAAGAGGTAGGTCCAGTTGGCGGGACGCCAGCGGTGAAAGAACAGTTCGTTCTTTTTGCGGATCGCGGCGCGCAGGAGTTCGTAGGGTTTTCCCGTGGCGACCTTGCGGGACGGAAAAAGTTGGCGCTGCAGATAAGCCGCCAGACTGGCATAACCGGATTCGGTCAAGGTGACTCCGTCCAGGGTTGCCGCCGGTGGGCGTGAAAAAAAAGTTCCCGCCGACCAATCGAGCAGCGATTGGAAATCCGCGTGGCGCGCGGCAGCGACCGCAGCGATGGCGTCATTGCATGAGGTCAAACAAGCCTGGGCCGCTTCGCGACACAATGGGGAACAGCCTTCGTGATCTCCGTGCGGCGTCGGCCCCAGCAGAACAAACCGCACCGGTTGTGGAGTGGTGGCTTCGATGGTGTCCATCAAGCGGCCGAGGTCGGCTTTGAATTTCTCCAACTTGGCGGCTTGCGCTTCGGGTCGGGTTTCCTGCAGTTCAAGCGCGGCGGTCATTCCGTAGCTCAGGAAGGCCACCGTGGGTTTCACCAGAGCCACCTGTTCTTTCACCCGTTTGAGCCACTCGGACTCCGGTTTGTTCCAATCAAAACTTGCCTTGCTGCGGCCGAGCGGAGTGTCCGCCGACCAGGAAAGGTTACGAAAGGTGAGGGTTCGATCCGGAAACGCGGCGGTAAAGTGAGCTTCGATGTGTCCGTAATCACCCTCGCGCTCGAAACTGGTATCGCCCATGAACAGCACGCGATCGCCGTCGTGTGGTTCCGTCACCTCGGCGGCATAGGTCAAAGAGCTTAACCCCGTGAGAACGATTAAAATTCCGGTCTGATAAAGTAATTTCATGTGCGGTTATCCTGGGCACTATAACGATTCAATTAAGCGATGGCGAGGGCTTTAGGCAAGCCGCGAAACTCGAAGCGGCGTTTTGGCATCACGCCGGCCATTATCAATTCTCGGCGCCGGGTTGCGTGCTGGCGGCCACAGGTCTGCGCTGCCGGTTGGCCGAGCGGGTAAAAGCGCTGCATGGCACTGGAGCATTGCGTGTCGAGAGCGTTGCCTCAGCAGACGATTTTTCCACCGGACATTTTTTACTTTTGGCAAGGCGCTGGTTTGATATAAATATGCCAAGTAACAGATAAGCTGTAGTGATGCTTTCAAATCCAAGCGTCTGAAATAATTCCACAGCGGCGGGTATTAAGTCCCGCGATGCGAGCTTGGTCTGGAGTTGCGGGCTTTCCGCCAGCGTCACGGTAGAGTGAATACGGATTCTCCCAACCAAATTGAACAACCGAAAGAAATCAAATGAGTGAAATAATTGATCAAATAAGCGTCCAAGTGGCTGAATTCGGCCCGAATTTACTGGCAGGATTGGCCATTTTGATATTGGGGTGGTTGGTGGCGTTGTTCGCGGCGTTCCTGGTGCGCAAGCTCCTCGATAAGACCGTCCTCGACAACCGGATTGCCCAATGGTTGGTCGGGACCAATTCCAAGATGCCGATTCCGGTGGAACACTGGGTGAGCCGGGCGGTTTTCTACTTCATCATGCTGTTCGTGCTGATTGCGTTTTTCTCGGCGGTCAAGTTGCAAGCGGTCATCGAACCGTTGAATGCGTTGCTGCAACCGCTGTTGGACTACCTGCCGCACTTGGTGGGAGGAGCGATTCTGGTGCTGATCGGTTGGGTGGTTGCCACGATCTTGAAGAAAATTTTAAGCGGCGCGTTAAAACTGGCCAAACTGGATGAGAAGCTTGGCGGCGCGATCGGTCGGGACGGGAAAGGACTGATCTTGAGCGATGCGTTGGCGGAAACCGCATATTGGTTGGTGTGGCTCTTTTTTCTGCCTTCCATTCTGCAAGCCCTGCGAATGCAGGCTCTGTTGGAACCCGTTACGACCCTGCTGAACAAGGTCTTTGAATTTTTACCCAACCTGGTTTCAGCCGGAGCCATCGGTTTGGTTGGCTGGTTCATCGCGCGGGTGGCGCAGCGGCTTGTGCAGAGCTTGTTGGTCGCCGCCGGAGCCGATCAGTTGGGCGAGAAATGGGGTCTCAACGCTTCTCTGGGCAAACAAAAGTTGTCGGGAGTGCTCGGACTGGTGGTCTATTTTGTTATTCTCGTACCCGTTTTGATCAGCGCCCTGGCCGCTTTGAAGTTGGACGTGATCACCCAGCCGGCCAGCGACATGCTCGGAAAAATTTTGGGCGCACTGCCGAATGTCATCGGCGCACTGGTGATTCTGTTGATTGCCACTTTGATCGGCAAGGTGGTCTCCGGCTTGGTGACCAATTTGTTGGCCGGGTTGGGCTTCAACAACGTCCTGGTCCGGTTGGGGCTGACCAAAACTCCCGCCCAAGGCAAGCAAGCCCCGGCGGCGATCATAGGGTTGCTGGTATTTGCCGTCATTCTGCTCTTCGCATCCATTGCCGCCGCCGAGTTGTTGGAGTTCCAAGCGGTGGGGACCTTGATCAAGGATTTTATCGGATTCGCCGGTCACGTCATCATGGGCGTGGTCATTTTAGGATTGGGCTTGTGGCTTGCTGAATTTGTCAGCAAAGCGATCGCCACGGCTTCTTCCCGTCATGCCGCCGGGCTGGCGACTTTTACGCGGATCGTGATTCTGGCATTGGCCGGAGCCATGGCACTGCGCCAAACCGGACTTGCCAATGACATCGTGAATCTGGCCTTTGGACTGACTTTGGGTGCGGTGGCCGTCGCGACGGCTCTGGCCTTCGGGTTGGGAGGACGGGAAACGGCGTCTCGCATGTTGGAAGATTGGTCGAAACGCTCCAAAGAAAATTCCGATAAATGAAGCGCGGCGGTGCGGCCCGCTACAGCAGTTTAATTAAAGTTGTAGCCGTGGCACCGAACGAGTGTAACCCCATGAAGGTGGGGTCCGGATGGGGAATGGCGCCTCTGTCCGCGAGGTTTTGGACTGCGGCAGTCTTCTGCCGCTCCTATGGGGCTTGTGATTTGTTGCCAGTGAATTTCCACACGTATGCCGCGCCGCTGGCGCTGGGAACGGAGCGCGGGCGGTCCCGCGCCCGCAGCGCTGCGTCAGACCAGAAGGCGTTGATGGATCCGCAAGCCGAGCTTCCGGTTCACGCGCTGCGGACGGAGACCGTCCGCGCTCCGGGAACACCTCGGTCTTTATTCCGTTGCCAACGATTCTCCGGACCGAGCTGGCGGTTGACCACATCACCGGCCGCGCCGGTGCTCGTCCCGGACCCAGGGCGCTCGTCCGTTTGATTCCAACGCTTGGCTTGAGGTTGGGAAGCCCGCTGCTATAAACGAAAAAATCAAGCGGCCACGGCTTTATTTAATCGGCTCTAGGCGGCATTCTGACGGGGCGCGGCGGCGGAACGGTCGCTGGTGACCAGGAGCGCCGTCACGCCGACCCCGAGCAGCAACCAGAGCAACGTGAAGAGGCCGGCGCGACCTTGGAAAGCGTTCCATCGGAGTGCGCTAAGATCCGCCGTTTGAATCAACGCGTTGAGGTAGGTCTCGCGATCGGGACGACCCCGCGCGAACTCCCGCAAGGCGGGCAGTTCCGTAGCTTGAAATATTTGGATGCGCACATCGGAAATATCCGCAGCGGCGACGCCGGCCTCGGCGGCAAGCAGTTGTCGAATTTCTTCCATCGTTCCGGCATGGCTTACGGCTTGGGCAAATTGCAAGCGGGCTTGATAATTTTTCTCCGCGGACTGATGCAAGCTTAAGCGCGCCGTATGGTGCGAAGTAAGATACGTGCCCGCCAAGGTGGCCACGGCAGTAAAGGCGCAAGTCATTACGGTTGGTAACACCTGACGCGTTTGAATGAACCAACGCGCGCCCACACCGGTCAATACCCCCACCACGCAGGCGAACCAGTTCAGCTCCTGTCCGGTCCAGCGCACCAGATAAAACCAGGCGACCACCCCGGCCAACGCACCCAGCAGTGCGCCTATCAGGGCGGGTTTCCCGGCGTGCCAGAAAGAAGCGGTGGCCGGTTCTGCGGATGCTTCACCGACGGCGTCCGCTGAGGCTGCTGATTCATTCTTGGTTCGCGGAATTGGTGCTCGCGGCGTGATCAGCGTTGTGGCGCTGGGGTCCGCGATCAAAATTCTCGCACCATCCGCCGGCAGATTGACTGCATCCGGCAGCACGGGCAGTCCGTGCGATTCAAACACCAGTTCCACTGCTCCCAGTTGAATGCGATGACCGTTTTGCAGTTTGAATTCGGTCACTGGCACTTGCGAAATGAACGTGCCACTGGCGGATTCGAGGTCGCGAAGCAGAACCCCATCGTCGGCGACGGTCAACTCGCAGTGTTGCGCGCTGACGGAAGCGTGAGGAATAACGACCTCGTTTTGCGCCGCGCTGCCAATGCCGTTGCGCCCGAATTGGAGTTTGATCGCCCAAGCTTCGGGGGTGCCAGGATTAACAATCAGACGATGGCTCATAAATACGACTCTGAGCTCGTCTTGCGTCAGCCAAGCTCCTTGTCCACGCCGGGGAATTAGCAGGTTTAACGCCAGCGGCAGCGTCGTTTTGTCGCTATGACGTCGTGATTTTCGCCGGATTTTGCTTTTTGCTTTCTTCTTGGCCTCCAATTTCGCCATCTTGGCGCGGTTAAGTTGATGAAACTTTCGTTGCTTTCGATTTTGCTCGGACTTGGTTTTGCCGCCCCTCAGGTTTACGCGCTGGTGAAGCCGGCTGGATTTGTCAGCGCCGCGCG comes from the Verrucomicrobiia bacterium genome and includes:
- a CDS encoding c-type cytochrome; the protein is MKLLYQTGILIVLTGLSSLTYAAEVTEPHDGDRVLFMGDTSFEREGDYGHIEAHFTAAFPDRTLTFRNLSWSADTPLGRSKASFDWNKPESEWLKRVKEQVALVKPTVAFLSYGMTAALELQETRPEAQAAKLEKFKADLGRLMDTIEATTPQPVRFVLLGPTPHGDHEGCSPLCREAAQACLTSCNDAIAAVAAARHADFQSLLDWSAGTFFSRPPAATLDGVTLTESGYASLAAYLQRQLFPSRKVATGKPYELLRAAIRKKNELFFHRWRPANWTYLFGFRKHEQGQNAREIPEFDPLIAAWETRIGGLRNLKHQDAARVAEAQQKLLEPAREHRDPNYRQQTLPTFEIADGFEVTLWAEDPLLYKPIQMNWDAQGRLWIASSRVYPQIAPGQDAEDAIIVLEDTDGDGKADKSTVFADGLLIPTGVVPDNAGGCYVAASHQLLHFADRNQDGKADERTIVLSSFGTEDTHHNLHTLRWGYDGHLYLQQSLYTHSHLETPYGVRRLNSGGIWRFNPDNWRLEVFLKGPCNPWGHHWDQFGNDFFTDGAGLKGIYHAMEGATYFTYSDMRREADSVTPGAWPKFCSLEMIRGSGFPADWQGDAITCDFRAHRVVRFKLNENGSTFHGKEMPDLLRSTNVTFRPIDLRMGPDGALYVADWSNPIIQHGEVDFRDPRRDHEHGRIWRVAAKNSRPTPRANLAKLPLESLLDLTLSDNGWTQEQARRLGALKLKDTKPDTAKRKVAKWLAGQSEPRAQLEALWLTEALGGTDASLVQTVATASDANFRAAAARFLANHPATANATNQLAQLINDPSPRVRVEALRALAHVPTARSAELALSVLNQSMDATLDYALWLTINDLAEPWIAALQSGEWQPEGREKQLEFGLQALRPEQTSRVLEQLLASRPLTKDGSGPWIEIIGTAGTPKELRQLFDQVLHHGFDAAAATRALQALSEAARLREQKPRGDLTEIHTLLEDPNANIQLAALKLGSEWKAWGGQENKLSVLASQPDTTPAQRAAAFNALRQLGQSATATLISLTEENQNEVVRREAVTALATISLDAALPRAMAIAKTISDEATALELWRAILASKGAEAALRTALPETGLSPVAASAGMKVAREGGRNDVELVAAFAKAGGLNVDTTTLTAEAIHELASRAMAQGNPQRGELIYRRQDLACLTCHAIGGAGGRVGPDLTSIGASAPVDYLVESLVLPSAKIKEGYASVNIDTDDGQSLTGTLAGETPDEVILRNLQNAEVRIAKRNIEHRQNGTISLMPSGLLDTLTAAEQADLIAFLAQLGKPGEFDASQGGVARRWWIYPVLPMDQQNNQSGRMWTAPLTDKMWQPVYTLVKGQLNRDTLAAANQERSWAGLLEVVAAVDLTLPQAGKVTFNLQTTSGDLWVDSRLIGGPGESAADLSAGVHRVLVRINPQKLPESLSLRASDGTFSLN
- a CDS encoding mechanosensitive ion channel, which codes for MSEIIDQISVQVAEFGPNLLAGLAILILGWLVALFAAFLVRKLLDKTVLDNRIAQWLVGTNSKMPIPVEHWVSRAVFYFIMLFVLIAFFSAVKLQAVIEPLNALLQPLLDYLPHLVGGAILVLIGWVVATILKKILSGALKLAKLDEKLGGAIGRDGKGLILSDALAETAYWLVWLFFLPSILQALRMQALLEPVTTLLNKVFEFLPNLVSAGAIGLVGWFIARVAQRLVQSLLVAAGADQLGEKWGLNASLGKQKLSGVLGLVVYFVILVPVLISALAALKLDVITQPASDMLGKILGALPNVIGALVILLIATLIGKVVSGLVTNLLAGLGFNNVLVRLGLTKTPAQGKQAPAAIIGLLVFAVILLFASIAAAELLEFQAVGTLIKDFIGFAGHVIMGVVILGLGLWLAEFVSKAIATASSRHAAGLATFTRIVILALAGAMALRQTGLANDIVNLAFGLTLGAVAVATALAFGLGGRETASRMLEDWSKRSKENSDK
- a CDS encoding FHA domain-containing protein; this translates as MSHRLIVNPGTPEAWAIKLQFGRNGIGSAAQNEVVIPHASVSAQHCELTVADDGVLLRDLESASGTFISQVPVTEFKLQNGHRIQLGAVELVFESHGLPVLPDAVNLPADGARILIADPSATTLITPRAPIPRTKNESAASADAVGEASAEPATASFWHAGKPALIGALLGALAGVVAWFYLVRWTGQELNWFACVVGVLTGVGARWFIQTRQVLPTVMTCAFTAVATLAGTYLTSHHTARLSLHQSAEKNYQARLQFAQAVSHAGTMEEIRQLLAAEAGVAAADISDVRIQIFQATELPALREFARGRPDRETYLNALIQTADLSALRWNAFQGRAGLFTLLWLLLGVGVTALLVTSDRSAAAPRQNAA